In Effusibacillus pohliae DSM 22757, the genomic stretch ATCGCGCTGTTCAACTGTTTCGTGTCAAAATGGTTTTGCATCAGCAGGATCATCAGCACGCCCAGCAATGCCCCTGGGATGCTGCCGGCAGACAGCCATTTTACGACCGCAAAATCGATCGTCTTCTGCCGCCAGTGCTGCCACGCGCCGAAAATTTTCGTCACCGAGGAATAGATCAGATCCGTACCAATCGCCAAGGCGGGCGAAACGCCAAACACAAAGATCATGATCGGCGTCATGATCAACGCACCGCCCATCCCTGTCATGCCGACCACCAGCCCGACGATAAAACCTGCGATGGGCATTTCGATTCCCATTATCCACACCCTCTTCTGATGGATGTTACGCCTGCCGAAATACCGTCAGCAGGCATCTGATCGCATGGGCGATCCCTCTTTTCATGGATGTTGCACCTGCGGACCGTCTGTGCGCAAAAGGGTGTGGACACCCTTTTTACTGATGCAGGCCGCACTCCGTTTTGTTGAAACCGGACCAACGCCCGGCCCGCGGATCCTCGCCCGGTTTCACAGGCCGCGTGCAGTGCATGCAGCCGATGCTCGGATAGCCCTGGTCGTGCAGGACGTTATACGGAACCTGATTTTCCATGATGTACTTCCAGACCTGTTTGTGGGTCCACCTCGCCAACGGATTGACCTTAATCAAACCAAACTTCTGGTCCACTTCAATCACGCCGGCGTTCGCCCGGGTTGGCGCCTGCTCGCGGCGGATGCCGGTGATCCACGCATCGAGCCCGGCCAGTGCCCGTTTAAGCGGTTCCACCTTGCGAATGTTGCAGCATGTATTCGGATCGGACGCCCACAATGCCTCACCGTACTGCTCCGCCTGCTCTTCCAGGGTTAACAGCGGGCTGTAGCGGATCAGGTTGGGATTGTACTTTTCGACGATCCGGTCCCGTACATCGTACGTCTCCGGAAACAGCACATCGGTATCCAGATAAAAAATCCGGGTATCGGGCCTGATATTTACGATCATATCGATCAGAGCGACATCTTCCGCACCGAAGCTGCAGGCGAATGCGATGTTGTCGATCGTCTCCAGCGCAAAACGCAGAATCTCTTGCGGTGCCCAATCCTCCATTTGGTCGTTCAGTTCCCGCACCTTCTCAGGAGACAAGACCAGTTCCCGTTGTTCGATCATCCCTGACACTCCCTTGTATAAGTTATTCAAATGATTAACATAAGCAATTCTTATCAAGCGAGGAAAAAAAAGAGGCGTTTTCCCCGAACTTCCGGGCGTTCGCACTGCCTTTTACCAACATATTGCGTGCTGCCGCCAGGCGTTCCGTTTGCGAGCGGAATTTTAATTCCTAGTATTTTAGTTTGAATTATCGGCATTTCATTGTTTACACTTTACTACGCTTTGATCCAATCGTCAATACAAAAGTTGAGGTTTTGTTGCTGTAAATAAAGAAGCCTCCAAAACCACCGCCAAGGTGATGATGGAGGCTTCTCAAATCTATCCCGTTTGCATCCGAATATGATTGCACTAGGAATAATCACAGCACCGTCTCGCCCAGCACCGAACAGATCATGTCCACCGCGACGCGGGCGGTCCGATTTTCCACATCCAAAATCGGGTTGACCTCCACCACGTCAACCGATGTCAACACATTGGCGGCAGCCAGCATCTCCATCGCCAGGTGGCCTTCCCGGTAAGTGACGCCGCCCAGCACCGGCGTGCCGACGCCAGGCGCTTCCCGCGGATCGAACGCGTCCAGATCGAGGCTCAGATGCACGCCATCGGTGCCCTGCGAGGCGATCTGAATCGCTTCCTCCATCACTGCCGACATCCCCCGTTTGTCGATCTGTTGCATGTCAAACACGGTGATGCCCGATCGTTTGATCAGCGTCCGTTCATCCGGATCGATCGAGCGAGCCCCCACCAAGACCACATTTTTCGCCTGTACTTTCGGTTGAAACCCGGCGACCTGCGTCAGATCGGGATGGCCCATTCCAAGCGACACCGCCAGTGGCATGCCGTGAATGTTCCCGGACGGCGTCGTCTCTTCCGTGTTCATATCGCCATGCGCATCGAACCAGATGACCCCGAGATTTCGCACTGCTTTCGCCACTCCCGCGACACTGCCGATCGAGATCGAATGATCACCTCCCAAAATAATCGGTAACCGCCCGGCCTGGACCTCGCCAGCCACCCGTTCCGCCACTTCGTTCGAGACCGTTACGATTTCCGGCAGGTACTTCAGTTTCTGGTTCTGCACGCGGTGCGATTCGGGCGTCGGAACGTTTACGTTGCCCAAATCGACCACTTCATATCCGAGCCGGTTGATCCGTTCCTGCAGGTTCGCATAGCGGATGGCCGACGGCCCCATGTCGACCCCGCGCCGCCCCTGCCCGAGATCAAGCGCCACCCCGAGAATCGCGACAGTTTTTTTCATCGGAAGGATCTCCCCCTTCGTTTGGTTCTGCTCGAACGGCCCATCTGCAACCGATGGACGTCGCCAGTTGATTAACTCAGCCGCGTAATCCTGTCCTCATCGGAAGACCGGTGCGCAAACAATAGCAGTTGCGGATCTACCAATTTTCCCACGAACGGGTGCAATATATGCCGTGGAGGCTAGTCTTTCAGTGCCAAAACGGCTCGTCAATCAACAACGACAGACTGTCTCTCTGTCTCACGGCCGCTCATCAATGCATCCTCCCCCTCATTTTTGTTCTGGATCGGCCGGCGGATTCCTCCCGGTGGATTCTTCCGCCATTCCGCGTTACAATACTGGGGAAGGGAGAATGGGACATGGAAGATCATGAACTGCTGCTGTTGTCATGGACACAACTGATCGCGATCCAACTGATCATGGGTGAAGATGCACAATCCAGCTCGCTGCGCCTGCTGGAAGAAAAACTTCGGAACGAGTACAACGTGACGGAGATTCAGCTCGTGGGCCGCACCTATGACGAATATGCGGTCGCATTCCGCAAAGACGGCGAGAACCAGATGATCCGGTTTGACGTGGACGAGGTGGAAAGCATCTATGACCTGTAAAAAATGGCTGCGGCCCGTTTGGATCGCCGCCATCATCACCGCGATCCTTGCGATCTACGTCGGGCTGTTCAAACATTCGCCGCGCGGCTTTTTCCCCGCGCTGTCGGATACGATGTTTTTGTGGGGCCTGACGCTGTTATGCATCAGCCTCGTCTATGTGACGCGATTCTTCGGCTTTCTGCCGATCCTTAAACTGTGGGCCCGTTTCCGTCCGTTCCAGCCGCGAGCGGACGAAGACCGCAGCCTGCCGCCCGTGGACGAAGAAGCAGTGGACCCGGCCCGGGAACAAGCAAAACGGGACCCGTCGCTGTTGTACGCGTCCCTGATTTTGATTGCGCTCTCAATTCCCGTCTACTACCTCTGACGCCTAGTGCATATACCATTTCAGCAATGCCGGCGTTACAAACCCCTCCATCGCCGCCGCGCCTAGCAACAGGCCAACGATCACCGGAGTCACATTCAGGGTCTCGGCAAAAGCGTGGCGGAAACTGCTCCAGCGCGACTTCCCGGCGATCGGCCGCAGCCACATATAGCCGAGCTTGATGCCCATCGCCCCGGCCAGCAAAAACGCGGGGATCTCCAGCACCCCGTGCGGCAGGATCCCCAACAGGACGAGCGCCCATACCGGCACCTGGCCCGTTTTCCCCATCAGCACCAGCGCATATCCGACGACCATTCCGTTCAAGACGATACCGTTGATTGCAAAGATCGACAGAAAAATTCCCGACACCAGCAGCCCGAACGACGCCAGCAGATTGTTTTTAAAGATCAGCCACGCCAGATTCAGGTGGTCATCCTTGGCTCCGCTTGCGAGCGACTGGATTTTCTCCAGGTACTGTTTCAGAAAGCCGTGCAGCGTCTCAAAAAACACCACCCCGATCAACAGCCCCAGCACAAACAGGATCAGCGAAAACCCGATATAACCTCGATTGTGTCGAATTACGGATAACGGTCTCATTGCTCCTCCCCATTCTTCGCATAACCTCGTCCGGTTTGCATAGACATGTATCGATATGGACAGTGTAGTGACGGAGGTGTGATTTATGAATCTAATTTGGTCGTTTCATTGGAAACAGGGCAAGCGGATCGCCATCCTGGCAATCGCATTGCTGCTGTTCGTTGGAGTCCTGTATGCGGAAGCCGACCCTTCCCGCATCCTCCCCGCCGCAGCGACCGGCCCCAGTGCGGTGTATTCCGTAAAAACGGAGCAAAAAATCGTCGCTCTGACATTCGATATCTCATGGGGCGAAAAAACGCCCGGACCGGTGCTTGACGTACTGGCGGAGAAGGGGGTCAAAAAAGCGACGTTTTTCTTGTCCGGTCCGTGGACCAGCACGCATCCGGAGATCGCCAAACGGATCAAGAGCATGGGGTTTGAAATCGGATCGCACGGCCACATGCACAAAAATTTTTCCGAGTACAGCAACGAATGGATTGACGATCAGGTACGCAAAGCGGAAGATGCCATCTATGACGTGACCGGCGTCCGCACCAAGCTGATCCGCACACCGAACGGCGACTTCAACAAACGGGTGCTCGAGAAACTGCACAGCATGGGCTACACGGTCATCCAGTGGGACACCGACTCGCTCGACTGGAAAAATCCAGGCGTCGATACTATCGTCAACCGCGTTTTATCGAAAGCACACCCTGGCGATATTATATTGCTCCATGCGAGCGATTCATGCAAACAAACGGCGGAGGCGCTGCCCCGGATCATCGACGGCCTGCGTGCCAAAGGCTACGAGTTTGTCACCGTGTCGGAACTGATCAGCGGCGTCAATCCGAAAACCAGAACGGAATGAGCAACTGCGCAGGATGCACCCGGAGGAACCGTCAACTGCGCAGAATTCGTCCCAGGAGCAATATCAGATAACTGTTGCAGGCCAGCAGGATCGTTCCGATCACGATCGTCAGCCCCGGCTGGCCCGATTTGAGGGCCACATACCATTCGATGATCGTGAACACATAGAGGAAAAACAGGGCCGGCACAAACGCATTTTTTCCGGATACTTTCGCTTTCACCCAGGCGACCGCCAGTGCGATGGCGAGCGGCCAGCTGGCAAATCCCACGTAGGGCCAGATCGCCCCCGTCCCCTGGCCCTGCGTGAGATACCGCAAGTAGATCAGGTCAAAATAGACGATCGCCACCATCAGCATCTGCACCCACCGCCAGAAGCGCTCGGGCAGAAATCCTTTCACGATAAAATTCAACGTCAGATACGCCCAAAACCCCATCAACGCGGTGGCAGACACAAAACCCCCGACCTGCATGCCGATAAACAGTCCGATATCGGCGAAAATCTTCGTCAGCGCGTGCAGCGCCCCCACCAAAATCCCGAGGCCCACCGTTGTACCGACCATAAAAGCGAATTTGCGCAATGTCATTTTGCGAATCTCCCCTCAACACATAACAAGACCATCATATACAAAAACAGTTGAAAAAAACAGCTTGACATCGCTGCCATACATTGGCTCCAGGCGGCCGGCATGCGAGGATCCGATCCGACACATATTATGAACAAGCAGAAAGGAGGGCTCTCTATGCGAGTTCGGAGCCGTTACATTGCGATCTTGGCCCTTGCCTTCCTCGTCAGCGGTTTGACTTCCTGTTCGTCCGGAGGCGGCCAATCATCCCCGCAGAAACCGGAATACAACCAAACGAAAGCGATGATGCTGGATATTCTTCATTCCAAAGAAGGAATCGATACACTTAAGGATATCGTGAAAGAACCGACTTTCAAACAATCGATTGTCATTACCGACCACGATATGACAACCGCGATCGTCAAAACGTTGAACGATGAAAAAACCCAGAAGCGGATTTTGGAAGCACAGATGAAAGACCCGCAGTTCGCCGCCACGATGGTGAAAACGGCGAAAAAAGAACATGAAACGATGCTGAAACAATTGATGAAAGATCCGGAATACCAGCAGTCGATGCTGGCCCTGATGAAAAGTCCCGATTATCAGCAAATGATGCTGTCCGTCATGCAATCGCCCCAATACCGCCAGCAAGTCATGAAAATGATGGCCGAGTCCCTGCAAAACCCCGAATTCAAACTGGTGTTCATGGATGTTGTAAAGGAAGCGATTCGTTCGGGAGCGGGTGTTTCAAAGATGGGCGCGGAAGAACAGGGACAAAAGAAAGAAGAAGGAAGAACCAAGAAGAAGGAGCAGGAGGGCGGCCAGGACAAGGAAAAGGAAAAGGAAAAGGAAAGCGGCAAAGAAGAGAAAAAGGAAGATCAATAAAACAGGCCCCTTGACAAGGGGGCCTGTTTTATCAGCGAACAGCTGCCGGCTGCCAGCATGACCCATTCGAACGCCCGCCAACCTGTCAGGCTTTATTCCACGAAATGGCCGGCAGTCCCGCTTTCTTGGCAATCGTCTCGGCAATGGATTGGA encodes the following:
- a CDS encoding phosphoadenylyl-sulfate reductase, with protein sequence MIEQRELVLSPEKVRELNDQMEDWAPQEILRFALETIDNIAFACSFGAEDVALIDMIVNIRPDTRIFYLDTDVLFPETYDVRDRIVEKYNPNLIRYSPLLTLEEQAEQYGEALWASDPNTCCNIRKVEPLKRALAGLDAWITGIRREQAPTRANAGVIEVDQKFGLIKVNPLARWTHKQVWKYIMENQVPYNVLHDQGYPSIGCMHCTRPVKPGEDPRAGRWSGFNKTECGLHQ
- the rocF gene encoding arginase; this encodes MKKTVAILGVALDLGQGRRGVDMGPSAIRYANLQERINRLGYEVVDLGNVNVPTPESHRVQNQKLKYLPEIVTVSNEVAERVAGEVQAGRLPIILGGDHSISIGSVAGVAKAVRNLGVIWFDAHGDMNTEETTPSGNIHGMPLAVSLGMGHPDLTQVAGFQPKVQAKNVVLVGARSIDPDERTLIKRSGITVFDMQQIDKRGMSAVMEEAIQIASQGTDGVHLSLDLDAFDPREAPGVGTPVLGGVTYREGHLAMEMLAAANVLTSVDVVEVNPILDVENRTARVAVDMICSVLGETVL
- a CDS encoding stage II sporulation protein M, with translation MRPLSVIRHNRGYIGFSLILFVLGLLIGVVFFETLHGFLKQYLEKIQSLASGAKDDHLNLAWLIFKNNLLASFGLLVSGIFLSIFAINGIVLNGMVVGYALVLMGKTGQVPVWALVLLGILPHGVLEIPAFLLAGAMGIKLGYMWLRPIAGKSRWSSFRHAFAETLNVTPVIVGLLLGAAAMEGFVTPALLKWYMH
- the pdaB gene encoding polysaccharide deacetylase family sporulation protein PdaB, with amino-acid sequence MNLIWSFHWKQGKRIAILAIALLLFVGVLYAEADPSRILPAAATGPSAVYSVKTEQKIVALTFDISWGEKTPGPVLDVLAEKGVKKATFFLSGPWTSTHPEIAKRIKSMGFEIGSHGHMHKNFSEYSNEWIDDQVRKAEDAIYDVTGVRTKLIRTPNGDFNKRVLEKLHSMGYTVIQWDTDSLDWKNPGVDTIVNRVLSKAHPGDIILLHASDSCKQTAEALPRIIDGLRAKGYEFVTVSELISGVNPKTRTE
- a CDS encoding KinB-signaling pathway activation protein, which gives rise to MTLRKFAFMVGTTVGLGILVGALHALTKIFADIGLFIGMQVGGFVSATALMGFWAYLTLNFIVKGFLPERFWRWVQMLMVAIVYFDLIYLRYLTQGQGTGAIWPYVGFASWPLAIALAVAWVKAKVSGKNAFVPALFFLYVFTIIEWYVALKSGQPGLTIVIGTILLACNSYLILLLGRILRS
- the gerD gene encoding spore germination lipoprotein GerD gives rise to the protein MRVRSRYIAILALAFLVSGLTSCSSGGGQSSPQKPEYNQTKAMMLDILHSKEGIDTLKDIVKEPTFKQSIVITDHDMTTAIVKTLNDEKTQKRILEAQMKDPQFAATMVKTAKKEHETMLKQLMKDPEYQQSMLALMKSPDYQQMMLSVMQSPQYRQQVMKMMAESLQNPEFKLVFMDVVKEAIRSGAGVSKMGAEEQGQKKEEGRTKKKEQEGGQDKEKEKEKESGKEEKKEDQ